The following are from one region of the Paenalkalicoccus suaedae genome:
- the fliL gene encoding flagellar basal body-associated protein FliL produces MFKNRLVTIMLIILVALTLIGGLTLFLYTQFFQAPEDPNAAPTIEEVIERSVETEEITTNLASNQIIRGKFVIEADSVDARNELELRAFQIENIIISKLADLTAQDFQGSEGITALEASIANEINLIMQEGQVTRVYMQQKIIQ; encoded by the coding sequence TTGTTTAAAAATCGTCTAGTTACAATCATGCTCATTATTTTAGTTGCTTTAACGTTGATTGGTGGATTAACACTGTTTTTATACACGCAGTTTTTCCAAGCACCAGAGGATCCTAATGCTGCTCCCACAATCGAAGAAGTCATTGAACGCTCTGTCGAGACAGAAGAGATTACAACGAATCTAGCATCTAATCAAATTATTCGTGGTAAATTCGTGATCGAAGCTGATAGCGTAGATGCTCGTAATGAGCTTGAGCTACGAGCTTTCCAGATCGAAAATATCATTATTAGTAAGCTTGCAGATTTAACCGCTCAAGACTTTCAGGGCTCAGAAGGCATTACAGCATTAGAAGCCTCTATAGCGAATGAAATTAACTTGATTATGCAAGAGGGACAAGTAACGCGAGTGTATATGCAACAAAAGATTATTCAGTAA
- the flgG gene encoding flagellar basal body rod protein FlgG produces MLRSLYSGIGGMNNFQTKLDVIGNNIANVNTYGFKKGRTTFNDLVSQQLQGAGTPNDNRGGTNPLQVGLGGGTSTIDTIDTQGSLQSTGRDLDLAISGDGYFVVEDGDTQLFTRAGNFYLDQNGMLVNSNGLKVQGYLNQAAPIDENTALSDLYIPAGASIQQLNAGDNTTNPVRPGLNIDIGGANINETFLQSFNIAPSGEINGVFSDGQVRVLGTLALANFSNPGGLNKAGNNTFSQTNNSGAAQIGLSNTDGRGSLVGATLEMSNVDLAAEFAEMIVSQRGFQANTRIITTSDEILQELVNLKR; encoded by the coding sequence ATGTTACGTTCACTATATTCAGGAATCGGCGGTATGAATAACTTCCAAACAAAGCTCGATGTAATCGGTAATAACATTGCTAACGTTAATACGTACGGATTTAAAAAGGGTCGTACAACATTTAACGACTTAGTAAGTCAACAGCTACAAGGAGCAGGTACTCCAAACGACAACCGAGGTGGAACAAACCCCCTTCAAGTCGGTCTTGGTGGCGGTACGTCTACAATCGATACGATTGACACGCAAGGGTCTCTTCAGTCTACGGGTCGTGATTTAGACTTAGCAATTTCAGGCGATGGATACTTTGTTGTAGAAGATGGTGACACGCAGTTATTTACTCGTGCGGGAAACTTTTATTTGGATCAGAATGGGATGTTAGTTAACTCCAATGGTTTGAAAGTTCAAGGTTATTTAAATCAGGCTGCACCAATTGACGAGAACACAGCATTAAGCGATCTTTATATTCCTGCTGGGGCTTCAATTCAACAGTTAAACGCGGGTGATAATACAACTAACCCTGTAAGACCTGGACTAAATATTGATATAGGTGGAGCTAACATTAACGAAACATTCCTCCAAAGCTTCAATATCGCACCGAGCGGTGAAATTAACGGGGTGTTTTCAGACGGACAGGTACGTGTACTTGGAACATTAGCATTAGCAAACTTCTCTAACCCAGGTGGTTTAAATAAAGCAGGGAACAACACGTTCTCTCAGACTAATAACTCTGGTGCTGCTCAAATCGGTCTTTCTAACACAGACGGTCGCGGTAGCTTAGTTGGTGCGACGCTTGAAATGTCGAACGTTGACTTAGCAGCAGAATTTGCTGAAATGATCGTGTCTCAACGTGGTTTCCAAGCAAACACAAGAATCATTACAACATCAGATGAAATCCTACAAGAACTAGTTAACTTGAAGCGATAA
- the flgD gene encoding flagellar hook assembly protein FlgD gives MTIVSSSSNPIYFEEYKEQQKNQANSSTLDQDAFLKILLTQLSNQDPLNPMEDKEFIAQMAQFSSLEQMTQMNQSLKTFLEASSRSELASNAELIGKVISYERTNSSGEKTPQEGLVTSVVLKEGRTLVELEDGVRIPIQDIQAVKAKTE, from the coding sequence ATGACAATTGTAAGTTCATCATCTAATCCTATTTACTTTGAGGAATATAAAGAGCAACAAAAAAATCAAGCGAATAGCTCTACTCTTGATCAAGATGCATTTCTTAAAATCTTGCTCACACAGTTATCTAACCAGGATCCATTAAATCCAATGGAGGATAAAGAGTTTATTGCACAAATGGCGCAGTTCTCAAGTCTCGAGCAAATGACGCAAATGAACCAAAGCTTAAAAACGTTTTTAGAAGCGAGTTCGCGGTCTGAGCTAGCATCCAATGCAGAGCTTATCGGAAAAGTTATCAGCTACGAGCGAACAAATTCAAGTGGTGAAAAAACACCTCAAGAAGGCTTAGTAACGTCTGTTGTATTAAAAGAAGGACGAACGTTAGTAGAGCTTGAAGACGGTGTACGAATTCCGATCCAAGACATTCAAGCAGTAAAAGCTAAAACAGAATAA
- the fliM gene encoding flagellar motor switch protein FliM: MADVLSQSEIDALLSSLSTGEVDADELKQEETKRKIKTYDFKRALRFSKDQIRSLTRIHENFARLLTTQLSAQLRTFVQLNVASVDQLPYEEFIRSVPKMTILNVFEPYPLEGRFVMEVNPNIAYAMLDRMLGGQGEAFNKVDNLTEIETKIMSQLFQKTLETFREAWLSIEELDPMMDELEVNPQFLQLVSPNETVVVISLSTTIGETTGMINICLPHVVIESILPRLSVHLWMQTQKKEREPLELESLEYNIKRAPLDVAVELGRSEITVEEFLFLAKDDIIELDQQIDAPLLTRVGDEPKYKVQPGKVKHHLAVQITDVIEEEEYDNE, translated from the coding sequence ATGGCTGATGTTTTATCGCAAAGCGAAATTGATGCGCTGTTATCATCCTTATCAACGGGTGAAGTTGATGCGGATGAGCTAAAACAAGAAGAAACAAAGCGAAAAATTAAAACGTACGATTTTAAGCGTGCACTACGTTTTTCAAAAGATCAGATTCGAAGTTTAACAAGGATTCACGAGAACTTTGCAAGGCTCTTAACGACGCAGCTCTCTGCTCAGCTAAGGACATTCGTTCAATTGAATGTTGCATCGGTTGATCAGCTGCCTTATGAGGAATTTATTCGGTCTGTACCTAAAATGACGATCTTAAATGTATTCGAGCCGTATCCGCTCGAAGGACGATTCGTCATGGAGGTTAACCCAAACATTGCCTATGCAATGCTTGACAGAATGCTTGGTGGACAGGGAGAAGCCTTTAATAAGGTGGATAATTTAACTGAAATAGAAACGAAAATTATGTCTCAGCTATTCCAAAAGACACTCGAAACCTTTAGAGAAGCGTGGTTATCGATTGAAGAGCTTGATCCAATGATGGATGAGCTCGAAGTAAACCCACAGTTTTTACAGCTCGTTTCGCCAAACGAGACTGTAGTCGTGATCTCGCTCTCAACTACTATTGGGGAAACAACTGGAATGATTAACATTTGCTTGCCTCACGTAGTCATTGAATCAATACTGCCACGATTATCGGTGCATTTGTGGATGCAGACGCAAAAGAAGGAACGAGAGCCTCTAGAGCTTGAGTCGTTAGAATATAATATTAAACGCGCTCCACTTGATGTCGCTGTTGAGCTAGGTCGCTCTGAAATAACGGTTGAAGAATTTTTATTCTTAGCCAAAGACGACATTATTGAGCTAGATCAGCAAATTGATGCTCCACTCCTTACGCGTGTGGGAGATGAGCCTAAGTACAAAGTGCAACCAGGAAAAGTGAAACATCACCTTGCCGTTCAAATTACGGACGTGATTGAAGAGGAGGAATATGACAATGAATGA
- the fliQ gene encoding flagellar biosynthesis protein FliQ: MTQEMVLGWAEQGVLVTLLISGPLLITALIIGLAVSIFQATTQIQEQTLAFIPKIAGVLIALIVFGPWMLTQLLTFAESIFSNLYQFVG; the protein is encoded by the coding sequence ATGACACAGGAAATGGTGCTTGGCTGGGCTGAGCAAGGAGTTCTAGTCACTCTATTAATATCTGGACCGCTACTCATAACAGCGTTAATTATCGGACTTGCAGTAAGTATTTTTCAGGCAACGACGCAAATTCAGGAACAAACACTTGCGTTTATTCCCAAAATTGCAGGAGTACTCATTGCACTCATCGTTTTTGGACCATGGATGCTGACGCAATTACTAACTTTTGCAGAGTCAATTTTTAGTAACTTGTATCAGTTTGTAGGGTAG
- a CDS encoding flagellar biosynthetic protein FliO produces MRKTIGMIMILFVLFSPTALAEGNFGESDRSVIEGINQLEEVETENEESVGNVGESDSNFNEAEIEEGAVIPQNQNLFMLFGQLILALGAVLLLFYIIAKFVGNKSRRFQDAATIQSVGGVGVGTNRSVQLVKVGDRLLVVGVGESISLLKEIDDPEEIKAMLKRESQTSFNQPQQLVQSLLQKRRERNGEPPGPSSFNQFLSKELDGVKKSQTKVHQELEERDR; encoded by the coding sequence GTGAGAAAAACGATAGGCATGATCATGATTCTATTCGTTCTTTTCTCTCCAACTGCTCTAGCAGAAGGCAACTTTGGTGAATCGGATCGCTCGGTTATTGAAGGAATTAATCAGCTAGAGGAAGTTGAGACGGAGAATGAAGAATCAGTTGGAAATGTTGGAGAGTCTGATAGCAATTTTAATGAGGCGGAGATAGAAGAAGGAGCAGTAATTCCTCAAAATCAAAACCTCTTTATGCTCTTTGGACAGCTAATATTGGCTTTAGGGGCCGTGTTATTGCTCTTTTATATTATTGCAAAATTTGTGGGTAACAAGTCGAGAAGGTTTCAAGATGCCGCGACAATTCAGTCAGTTGGCGGGGTTGGAGTTGGAACAAATCGTTCTGTACAGCTAGTAAAGGTCGGAGACCGATTATTAGTTGTCGGGGTTGGCGAATCTATCTCTTTACTAAAGGAGATTGATGACCCTGAAGAAATTAAGGCGATGCTAAAACGGGAATCACAAACGAGCTTTAATCAGCCACAGCAGCTTGTTCAAAGCTTGTTACAAAAAAGACGTGAGCGAAATGGCGAACCACCTGGACCATCTTCCTTTAATCAGTTTTTATCGAAAGAACTAGATGGCGTCAAGAAATCACAAACGAAGGTGCATCAAGAATTAGAGGAGCGGGATCGATGA
- a CDS encoding response regulator encodes MAINVLIVDDAAFMRMMIKDILTKNDFNVVAEASDGAQAVDLYKEHSPDLVTMDITMPEMDGITSLKEIRKHDPNAKVIMCSAMGQQAMVIDAIQAGAKDFIVKPFQAERVLEAINKTLG; translated from the coding sequence ATGGCAATTAACGTACTAATCGTAGATGATGCAGCTTTTATGAGAATGATGATCAAAGATATTTTAACAAAAAATGATTTTAATGTAGTCGCTGAAGCGAGTGACGGTGCTCAAGCAGTCGACTTATATAAAGAGCATTCCCCTGACCTAGTAACAATGGACATTACGATGCCAGAGATGGATGGGATTACATCTTTAAAAGAAATCCGTAAGCATGATCCTAATGCAAAAGTTATTATGTGTTCTGCGATGGGACAACAAGCAATGGTTATTGATGCCATTCAAGCAGGTGCAAAGGACTTCATCGTAAAGCCATTTCAGGCAGAACGTGTTTTAGAAGCAATTAATAAAACACTTGGATAA
- a CDS encoding TIGR02530 family flagellar biosynthesis protein, producing the protein MHPKIMPHHLPHTINKPVSKPAQPKTTSFSEILSQTSNSLKVSKHAEKRLQERGIHVPDATWQEMGTRVKEAKAKGITDSLVLTKDAAFVVSAKNETVITAMDREEASHQLFTNINGAIIL; encoded by the coding sequence ATGCATCCTAAAATAATGCCGCACCACCTCCCTCATACGATTAATAAGCCGGTTTCGAAGCCTGCGCAACCAAAGACAACGTCTTTTAGTGAGATTTTAAGTCAAACCTCAAACTCACTGAAAGTGAGTAAGCACGCTGAAAAGCGACTTCAGGAACGAGGTATTCACGTACCTGATGCAACGTGGCAGGAAATGGGCACACGAGTAAAAGAAGCAAAAGCGAAGGGTATTACAGATTCTCTCGTTTTAACGAAGGATGCTGCTTTTGTTGTCAGTGCTAAAAACGAAACGGTAATTACGGCTATGGATCGTGAGGAAGCGAGTCATCAGCTATTTACAAACATTAATGGCGCAATTATTTTATAA
- a CDS encoding flagellar FlbD family protein: MVTLTRLNNQTFTLNALYIEQVQAFPDTTITLTNGKMIVVKETEQELIERVEAFYQLIGLGPLASNALSKEED; encoded by the coding sequence ATGGTCACATTGACGAGATTAAATAATCAAACGTTCACATTAAATGCGCTTTATATCGAGCAGGTTCAAGCTTTTCCTGATACAACAATTACTCTTACAAATGGCAAAATGATCGTAGTAAAAGAAACGGAACAAGAACTCATCGAACGTGTAGAGGCTTTTTATCAGCTGATTGGGCTTGGTCCTTTAGCATCAAATGCATTAAGTAAAGAGGAGGACTAG
- the fliP gene encoding flagellar type III secretion system pore protein FliP (The bacterial flagellar biogenesis protein FliP forms a type III secretion system (T3SS)-type pore required for flagellar assembly.): MIAAFIEIPSLDIFSDDPQNLTSTVQLVLVLTVLSLAPAILILMTSFTRIVIVLSFVRSGLATQQMPPNQVIIGLALFMTFFIMAPIFSEVNENALQPLFDGELTQEEAFNEAATPMKEFMAQHTREKDLALFMGYAGEPRPESLDDIPLTALVPAFAISELKTAFQIGFMIFVPFLVIDMVVASVLMSMGMMMLPPVMIALPFKILLFVLVDGWHLVVRSLLFSF, translated from the coding sequence ATGATAGCAGCATTTATTGAAATTCCATCATTAGATATATTCAGCGACGATCCCCAAAATCTAACGTCGACGGTGCAGTTAGTATTAGTGTTAACCGTCCTTTCACTTGCTCCAGCAATCCTTATTTTGATGACGAGTTTTACTCGGATCGTTATAGTATTATCCTTCGTTCGATCAGGTCTTGCAACTCAGCAAATGCCACCTAACCAAGTTATTATCGGACTCGCTTTATTTATGACATTTTTTATCATGGCACCTATCTTTTCTGAAGTGAATGAGAATGCTCTGCAACCGCTGTTTGACGGAGAGCTAACCCAAGAAGAAGCGTTCAACGAAGCTGCTACGCCGATGAAGGAATTCATGGCGCAGCATACACGAGAAAAGGATTTGGCACTATTTATGGGATATGCAGGAGAGCCGCGGCCAGAGTCGCTAGATGATATTCCGTTAACCGCTCTTGTTCCAGCTTTTGCGATAAGCGAGCTCAAAACGGCCTTCCAAATAGGTTTTATGATATTTGTACCGTTCTTAGTAATCGATATGGTAGTCGCCAGTGTGTTGATGTCGATGGGGATGATGATGCTTCCTCCAGTAATGATCGCGTTGCCGTTCAAGATTTTGCTGTTTGTTTTAGTAGATGGCTGGCATCTAGTCGTCCGCTCATTGCTATTTAGCTTTTAG
- the fliY gene encoding flagellar motor switch phosphatase FliY — MNDDMLSQDEINALLNGMDDDDDTSSNEESEQESSELNEADINDYLTPIEQDALGEIGNISFGSSATALSTLLNQKVDITTPKVSAVKRKDLEDEFPIPHVAVSVEYTVGFEGLNLLVIKTSDAAIIADLMLGNDGTNIESDELGEMELSAVQEAMNQMMGSASTSMSTIFNQKVDISPPGIEMMNLQDNPNGVKLPDEDVLIKISFDLKVGELIDSKIMQLVTVSFAKNMVDKLMNPQSSSTDEEELIAEVEEELQPTSQPEQVSQPAPSAEQPNREPERAQAAERGSQLVSRQAQIPDRDVNVQPAAFSNFEAPSLSDQEARNLDMLMEIPLEVTVELGRTKRSIKEILELSHGSIIELDKLAGEPVDILVNQRLIAKGEVVVIDENFGVRVTDIVSRQDRLKNLK, encoded by the coding sequence ATGAATGATGATATGCTCTCGCAAGATGAGATTAACGCTCTGTTAAACGGCATGGACGATGACGATGATACAAGCAGTAACGAAGAATCAGAGCAAGAATCAAGTGAGTTAAACGAGGCTGATATTAATGACTATTTAACTCCGATTGAACAAGATGCGCTAGGTGAAATCGGTAATATTTCATTTGGTAGCTCGGCAACGGCGCTATCCACGTTGTTAAATCAAAAGGTGGATATTACAACTCCTAAAGTGTCAGCCGTCAAAAGAAAGGATTTAGAAGATGAGTTCCCAATTCCACATGTAGCCGTTTCCGTAGAGTATACAGTTGGTTTTGAGGGACTAAATCTTCTCGTAATTAAAACGAGTGATGCAGCTATTATTGCTGATTTAATGCTAGGTAATGACGGAACAAACATCGAGTCCGATGAACTAGGTGAGATGGAGTTAAGTGCTGTTCAAGAAGCAATGAACCAAATGATGGGCTCTGCATCTACTTCTATGTCGACAATCTTTAATCAAAAGGTAGATATTTCACCACCGGGAATTGAAATGATGAATCTTCAAGATAATCCGAACGGTGTAAAACTTCCGGATGAAGATGTGTTAATCAAAATTTCCTTTGATTTAAAAGTAGGAGAGTTAATTGATTCGAAGATCATGCAGCTTGTCACTGTAAGCTTTGCGAAAAACATGGTAGACAAGTTGATGAATCCTCAGTCTAGTTCAACGGATGAGGAAGAGCTGATTGCGGAAGTAGAAGAGGAGCTTCAACCCACTTCTCAGCCTGAGCAAGTCTCACAGCCGGCGCCATCAGCCGAGCAGCCGAATCGAGAGCCTGAGCGAGCACAAGCAGCTGAAAGAGGCTCACAGCTCGTTTCACGTCAAGCTCAAATTCCTGACCGCGACGTAAATGTCCAGCCAGCGGCATTCTCTAATTTCGAAGCTCCATCTTTATCAGATCAGGAAGCTCGAAATTTAGATATGTTAATGGAAATTCCACTAGAAGTTACGGTGGAGCTTGGTCGAACGAAAAGGTCGATTAAAGAAATATTAGAGCTTTCTCATGGTTCTATTATTGAGCTTGATAAACTTGCAGGAGAGCCGGTAGACATTCTTGTCAACCAGCGCTTGATTGCTAAAGGGGAAGTAGTCGTCATTGACGAAAACTTTGGTGTTCGAGTAACGGATATCGTAAGCAGACAGGATCGTTTAAAAAACTTAAAATAA